Proteins from one Dromiciops gliroides isolate mDroGli1 chromosome 6, mDroGli1.pri, whole genome shotgun sequence genomic window:
- the SLC3A2 gene encoding 4F2 cell-surface antigen heavy chain, protein MSQDAEVDMKEVELNELEPEKQPMNAAAPPPAAPGGEKNGVVKVKVADDEADAAAAAAAKFTGLSKEELLKVAGSPAWVRTRWALLLLFWLGWLGMLAGAVVIIVQAPRCRELPVQRWWHQGALYRISALKAFQGSAAVDAAGSLAGVQAHLDHLSNIKVKALVLGPIHKNLKDDLAGTSLVQIDPTVGSLEEFTQFLEAAKKKNIQIILDLTPNYRSQNSWFLPEQQEEVNEKMKEALNFWLKAGVNGIQVHDVQNLTDAAFVLVEWKNLTHSISEDRVLIAGTEASDLHDIMSLLNDTDLLSSSYLEDFSSRSSSGKELQDLVTSYLSAAGNHWCSWTYSQVGHLTSYVPTHLLHLYHLLLFTLPGTPIFSYGDEIGLQTVTLPGQPAEAPVMLWDEKTLGPSVSLNPNVTVKGQKDDAQSLMSLFRKLSDSRGKERSLLHGDFVVLPTNDDLFAYVRYWDQNERFLVVLNLGPTAHEAELKMPPVSSGQKLELPEKAALMLSTQRGSQDGGLLPLHKLHVASGEGLLLKFPYVA, encoded by the exons ATGAGCCAAGACGCGGAGGTGGACATGAAGGAGGTGGAGCTCAACGAGCTGGAGCCCGAGAAGCAGCCCATGAATGCGGCCGCCCCGCCGCCCGCCGCCCCGGGGGGAGAGAAGAACGGCGTGGTCAAGGTCAAGGTGGCCGACGACGAGGCCGACGCCGCGGCCGCGGCCGCAGCCAAGTTCACGGGCCTGTCCAAGGAGGAGCTGCTCAAGGTGGCCGGGAGCCCCGCCTGGGTGCGCACCCGCTGGGCCCTGCTGCTGCTCTTCTGGCTGGGCTGGCTGGGCATGCTGGCCGGCGCCGTGGTCATCATCGTGCAGGCGCCCCGCTGCCGCGAGCTGCCCGTCCAGCGCTGGTGGCACCAGGGGGCCCTGTACCGCATCAGTGCCCTGAAGGCCTTCCAGGGCTCGGCCGCCGTCGACGCCGCCGGGAGTCTGGCGG GGGTGCAGGCACATCTTGATCACCTGAGCAACATCAAGGTGAAGGCGCTGGTATTGGGGCCCATCCACAAGAACCTTAAAGATGACCTTGCTGGGACAAGCCTGGTGCAGATCGACCCCACTGTTGGCTCCTTGGAAGAGTTCACCCAGTTCTTGGAAGCAGCCAAGAAAAAGA ACATCCAGATTATCCTAGATCTCACGCCCAACTACCGAAGTCAGAACAGCTGGTTTCTGCCCGAACAACAGGAAGAAGTGAACGAGAAGATGAAG GAAGCCCTGAACTTTTGGCTGAAGGCCGGTGTGAATGGGATTCAGGTCCATGATGTCCAGAACCTGACA GATGCTGCTTTTGTCCTGGTGGAGtggaaaaatctcactcacagcaTCAGTGAGGACAG ggtCCTGATTGCAGGCACAGAAGCCTCAGACCTCCATGATATCATGAGCCTGCTGAATGATACTGACCTTCTGAGCAGCTCTTATCTGGAAGACTTCTCCAGCAGAAGCTCCTCAGGGAAAGAGCTCCAGGATTTGGTCACCAGCTACCTGAGCGCTGCTGGGAACCACTGGTGCAGCTGGACA TATTCTCAGGTTGGCCACTTGACCTCCTATGTGCCTACCCATCTTCTCCATCTCTATCACCTGTTGCTGTTCACACTTCCTGGGACACCTATTTTTAGTTATGGGGATGAAATTGGCTTGCAGACGGTCACCCTCCCTGGACAG CCGGCCGAAGCCCCTGTCATGCTTTGGGATGAAAAAACCCTTGGACCTTCTGTGTCCTTAAACCCCAATGTAACTGTCAAG GGTCAGAAGGATGACGCCCAATCCCTCATGTCTCTGTTCCGCAAACTGAGTGACAGCCGAGGGAAGGAGCGGTCCTTGCTGCATGGAGACTTTGTGGTTCTGCCCACCAATGATGACCTCTTTGCCTATGTGCGCTACTGGGACCAGAATGAGCGCTTCCTTGTGGTGCTCAATCTGGGTCCCACGGCCCATGAGGCCGAGCTGAAGATGCCGCCTGTGTCCAGCGGCCAGAAGCTGGAGCTACCTGAGAAGGCGGCCCTGATGCTCAGCACCCAGAGGGGCTCCCAGGATGGGGGCCTGCTGCCCCTGCACAAGCTGCATGTGGCCTCTGGAGAGGGGCTGCTACTCAAGTTCCCCTATGTGGCCTAA
- the LOC122732572 gene encoding uncharacterized protein LOC122732572: MARDCLWLLLALVLPTVSQGIPCLEASSPFLPPEKGKTQPPLPKVSACMVRCATQVLPSLGAGLVSVLFNEAQEAEEQKYCWLQRRRDCKTRERLTRVFVLLDLKGPSAPPYELLPTTPALSPPSRRLRPRKNDPTLLSLSSCGLLYDVTRPFRSARRDGQSKEAEFCVKAVCPASQPSCQPLQGALSCPPFLATLWGSRPSTRDSFSIQANPSLPGQV, from the exons ATGGCCAGAGATTGCCTGTGGCTGCTGTTAGCCTTGGTCCTGCCCACTGTGAGCCAAGGGATACCATGTCTGGAGGCCAGCAGTCCCTTTTTGCCTCCGGAGAAGGGAAAGACACAGCCCCCACTGCCCAAGGTCAGCGCTTGCATGGTGCGTTGTGCTACGCAGGTTCTGCCCAGCTTGGGAGCTGGACTTGTCTCTGTGCTCTTTAACGAGGCCCAGGAAG CAGAGGAGCAGAAATACTGCTGGCTGCAGAGACGTCGGGACTGTAAGACCAGAGAGCGCCTCACCAGGGTCTTTGTGCTGCTGGATCTGAAGGGGCCCTCAGCCCCTCCCTATGAGCTCCTGCCCACCACACCAGCCCTGTCCCCACCAAGCAGACGCCTGAGGCCTCGGAAGAATGACCCAACCCTGCTCAGCCTGTCAAGCTGTGGGCTCCTCTATGATGTCACCAGGCCCTTCCGCAGCGCCCGGAGAGACGGCCAGTCCAAGGAGGCCGAGTTCTGCGTTAAAGCCGTGTGTCCTGCTAGCCAGCCTTCCTGCCAGCCCCTTCAGGGGGCCCtgagctgcccccctttcctagCCACGCTCTGGGGCAGCCGTCCTAGCACTAGGGATTCCTTCTCCATTCAGGCCAACCCGTCGCTCCCTGGGCAGGTCTGA